A region of the Myxococcus stipitatus DSM 14675 genome:
TCGTGGCGAGCCCCGGGCCGTCCGGCTCTCGGCGCGTGTGGGGGCCGGGGGTGGAGGGGCTGTCGGGGTCCGGGTGGTTGCGGCCGTAGTCGCGCTCGTGGATGCGCACCAGGGCCAGGAAGAAGGCGACGATGAGCGGGCCCAGCAGCAGGCCCACCGTGCCGAACGCCGCCAGGCCTCCGAGCAGCGAGAAGAAGACGATGGCCCCGTGCTGGTGCATGCCGCGCTTGGCGAGCAGCGGCTTGACGATGTTGTCCACCAGGCCCACCACCACCGTGCCCCAGATGGCCAGGAAGAGCGCGGCCCAGGGGTGTCCGCTGAAGAACATCAACGCCGCGGCCACCAGCACGACGACGGCGGCGCCGACGGCGGGGATGAGCGCGAGGAAGAAGGTGACGCCCGCGAAGAACAGCGGCGCGGGCACCCGGGCGATGAGGAAGCCGATGAGCGCGGCCAGGGCCTGCACCCCCGCGGTGGCCAGCGAGGAGAACAGCACCGCGCCGGACACGCTGCGGAACTCGCGCATGATCTCCAGCGTCTCCCCGGGCCGCAGCGGGGACACGCTCTCCAGCCACTCCACCAGCTCCTTCCCGTCCGTGAGGAAGAAGAAGAGGGCGATGAGCATCATCACCGTCTGGAAGGCGATGGAGCCCGTCGCCGCCACGGCCCCCGTCACGGCGCGCGCCGCCGTCGCGCTCTGACTGCTGACCTGCTGCTGGAGCTTCTCGTCCAGGTGGACCTCTTCCACGGGCAGCCGCTTCAGCAGGCCCTCCACGCCCTGGCGCAAGGGGGCCGGAAGCTTCTGCACCAGTCCTTCCACGCCCTCCTGTTGCACCGTCCTGGTGACGAACTGCGCGCCGGAGGACACCTCGGCGACGATGAACGCGGTGAAGCCTCCCACCGGGATGAGCAGCGCGAGGATGACCGCCGTGCAGACGAGGCCCGCGGAGATGTTCTTCCGCCCGCGCAGCTTGCGGCTCAGCCAGCTGTACCCGCCGTAGAGCGCCCCCGCCAGCACCGCCGCCAGGAAGAAGGCCTTGGCGAAGGGCTGGACGACGAGGGCCAGGAGCACGAGGGACAGCAGGATGAGGCCGGTGAACACTCGCCGGGCGGTCTGCTCGGATGCCATGAGGGCCAAGCTAGGGATGGTTCGCCAGGAGGGAAGGGGGAGCAGGCCCCAGGCCCGCCCCTCAGGTCTCCGAAGGAGAAGACTTGGGCTCGGCCCCCAGGCGGCTAGAGTGCCGCGCCATGCCGCCTCTCGAATCGACCCAGTTCACCGCGTGGCTTCTCCAGGCGCTGTGCGC
Encoded here:
- a CDS encoding AI-2E family transporter, whose product is MASEQTARRVFTGLILLSLVLLALVVQPFAKAFFLAAVLAGALYGGYSWLSRKLRGRKNISAGLVCTAVILALLIPVGGFTAFIVAEVSSGAQFVTRTVQQEGVEGLVQKLPAPLRQGVEGLLKRLPVEEVHLDEKLQQQVSSQSATAARAVTGAVAATGSIAFQTVMMLIALFFFLTDGKELVEWLESVSPLRPGETLEIMREFRSVSGAVLFSSLATAGVQALAALIGFLIARVPAPLFFAGVTFFLALIPAVGAAVVVLVAAALMFFSGHPWAALFLAIWGTVVVGLVDNIVKPLLAKRGMHQHGAIVFFSLLGGLAAFGTVGLLLGPLIVAFFLALVRIHERDYGRNHPDPDSPSTPGPHTRREPDGPGLATKGTSPGPSTAPERH